Proteins co-encoded in one Gadus morhua chromosome 6, gadMor3.0, whole genome shotgun sequence genomic window:
- the cdc14b gene encoding dual specificity protein phosphatase CDC14B isoform X7 encodes MKRKGERRRPESRKKRCSAHSSEAEHNKSDIYIGITDQLYFAVLQQKIKSTSERHSFCVDDELVYENFYADFGPLNLAMFYRFCCKLTKKLKSITLCRKKILFYTCGDHKKQANAAYLIGSYAVLHLHMTPEEASSLLVSKNSTYLPFRDASFGTCLYNLSILDCLHAIQKAVEFSWLDFTNFDVEEYEHYERAENGDFNWIIPGKFLAFSGPHPKSKIENGYPLHAPEAYFPYFRKHNITTIVRLNKKMYDARRFTDSGFEHHDLFFVDGSTPTDAIVRKFLNICENAEGAIAVHCKAGLGRTGTLIACYMMKHYHLTAAEAIAWIRICRPGSVIGPQQNYVEDKQAGMWTEGDGFKEKMLDEQENGKMAVTRILSGVDDITINGSNNKRTPKNEQKMELYNDEEERNGVTQGDKLRALKSKRQSRSSTGSLSQMVVFCCSLMGALWPVCCLPFKR; translated from the exons ATGAAGCGTAAAGGCGAGAGGAGGCGACCAGAGTCTAGAAAAAAGCGCTGTTCAGCTCACAGCTCAGAGGCGGAGCATAACAAGTCTGATATTTACATTGGGATAACAG ACCAACTCTATTTCGCCGTACTCCAGCAGAAGATTAAAAGCACATCCGAACGACACTCTTTCTGTGTAGACGATGAGCTGGTATACGAGAA CTTCTATGCggactttggcccccttaaccTGGCCATGTTTTATCGTTTCTGTTGCAAACTCACCAAGAAGCTCAAG TCCATTACGCTCTGTAGGAAGAAGATTCTCTTCTATACCTGTGGAGACCATAAGAAGCAAGCCAATGCTGCTTACCTGATCGGCTCCTATGCT GTATTGCATCTTCACATGACCCCAGAGGAGGCATCCAGTTTACTTGTCTCCAAGAATTCAACATATCTTCCATTTAG AGATGCCTCATTTGGAACATGCTTGTACAATCTGAGCATTCTGGACTGCCTTCATGCCATCCAGAAG GCAGTGGAGTTTAGCTGGCTTGACTTCACCAACTTTGATGTGGAGGAGTATGAACATTACGAG AGAGCAGAAAATGGGGACTTTAACTGGATTATTCCAGGCAAGTTCCTCGCCTTCAGTGGGCCCCATCCGAAGAGCAAAATAGAGAACG GATACCCGCTCCACGCCCCCGAAGCCTACTTCCCTTACTTCAGGAAGCACAACATTACCACTATCGTACGGCTCAACAAGAAGATGTACGACGCCAGGCGCTTCACCGACTCCGGCTTCGAGCACCACGACCTGTTCTTCGTGGACGGCAGCACGCCCACTGACGCCATCGTCAGGAAGTTCCTGAACATCTGTGAGAATGCAGAAGGCGCCATAGCTGTCCACTGCAAAG CTGGTCTGGGGCGTACGGGCACTCTGATCGCCTGCTACATGATGAAGCATTACCATCTTACAGCAGCGGAGGCCATCGCCTGGATACGGATCTGCCGCCCGGGGTCTGTTATTGGGCCCCAGCAGAACTATGTCGAAGA TAAGCAGGCCGGCATGTGGACAGAAGGGGATGGCTTCAAGGAGAAGATGCTGGATGAGCAGGAGAACGGCAAGATGGCCGTCACCCGGATCCTATCTGGGGTGGATGACATCACCATCAACGGCAGCAACAATAAGAGAACGCCCAAAAATGAGCAGAAAATGGAACTG TATaacgatgaggaggagaggaatggtGTGACACAAGGTGACAAACTGCGAGCACTGAAGAGCAAGAGGCAGTCTAGATCATCTACTGGTTCACTATC GCAGATGGTAGTGTTCTGCTGCAGCCTCATGGGGGCGCTGTGGCCCGTGTGTTGCCTGCCGTTCAAAAGATag